A region from the Dethiosulfovibrio faecalis genome encodes:
- the nikB gene encoding nickel ABC transporter permease subunit NikB translates to MIRYIAKRVAQLIPLLVIVSIVVFLVLRLGQGDPAMTYLRLSGIPPTDQALATAREELGLNSSLPVQYMRWVTKAIHLDFGKSYVTGNPVFPEIIYYMPNTLKLAAFSLALTLAASLPLGLWAALNRDRLPDHSTRFLAFTGVSMPGFWLAYLLIWLFSIKLKWLPSMGLGGPAHMIMPAVSMSLMSICINIRLIRGSVLENLHARWGLYGRLRGLPEKVVIGKHVLVNSLIPIVTAVGMHIGELFGGAVVAETIFSWPGVGRYAVSAIYNRDYPVMQCFILMMTVIFVVMNLAIDILYAWLDPRIRLEGGRS, encoded by the coding sequence ATGATTCGCTATATAGCCAAAAGGGTGGCCCAGCTCATACCGCTGCTTGTTATCGTCTCGATCGTGGTGTTTCTCGTCCTCAGACTGGGACAGGGAGATCCGGCCATGACATATCTGCGCCTGTCCGGGATACCTCCGACGGACCAGGCCCTCGCCACCGCCAGGGAGGAACTGGGGCTGAACTCGTCTCTGCCAGTTCAATATATGCGCTGGGTTACGAAGGCGATCCATCTGGATTTCGGAAAATCCTACGTGACCGGGAATCCGGTGTTTCCTGAGATCATATACTACATGCCCAACACGTTGAAACTGGCGGCGTTTTCTCTGGCACTGACGCTTGCGGCAAGTCTGCCCCTGGGACTGTGGGCCGCACTCAACAGAGACCGTCTGCCGGACCATTCCACCAGATTCCTGGCCTTCACGGGGGTCTCCATGCCCGGTTTCTGGCTGGCGTATCTGCTGATATGGCTGTTCTCCATAAAGCTCAAGTGGCTGCCCTCCATGGGACTGGGGGGCCCGGCTCACATGATAATGCCAGCCGTATCGATGTCTCTGATGTCCATATGCATAAACATCAGGCTGATAAGGGGGAGCGTTCTGGAAAACCTTCACGCCCGCTGGGGACTTTACGGTCGACTGAGAGGTCTTCCTGAAAAAGTCGTAATAGGGAAACACGTACTGGTAAACTCGCTGATACCGATAGTGACCGCAGTAGGAATGCACATAGGCGAGCTGTTCGGAGGAGCGGTGGTGGCCGAGACCATCTTCTCATGGCCCGGGGTAGGCCGATATGCCGTCTCGGCGATCTACAACAGGGATTATCCGGTGATGCAGTGTTTCATACTCATGATGACGGTGATCTTCGTGGTGATGAATCTGGCGATAGATATTCTATATGCCTGGCTCGATCCGAGGATAAGACTGGAAGGGGGACGAAGCTGA